In Procambarus clarkii isolate CNS0578487 chromosome 5, FALCON_Pclarkii_2.0, whole genome shotgun sequence, the following are encoded in one genomic region:
- the LOC123763440 gene encoding myb-like protein V — MSYKVNDLFASVTTMFAEADREIDEWKESNKDLQRDIEELRQLVRELTKSANDIREECAKPREAAMTVDPSVKLRVGNTKAKVSLWETQEIHVESRSRRDQVVRGRLQVATRRSPQPHRNSPTQLPGVPNLSRTVPPNYQESQPLKNSPTQLPGVPTSQEQSHPTTRSPNLTGAVPPNYQESQPHRNSPTQLPGVPTSQEQSCPTTRSPQPHRNSPAQLPGVPTSQEQSHPTTRSWDQVGARSPNLTGTVPPNYQESQPHRNSPAQLPGVPNLTGTVLPNYQESQPHRNSPTQLPGVPNLTGTVLPNYQESRTSQEQSHNTTRRDNKPHRNTVNE; from the exons AGACGAGTGGAAAGAGAGCAACAAGGACCTGCAGCGGGACATAGAGGAGTTACGGCAGCTGGTGCGGGAGCTGACGAAGAGCGCCAATGACATCCGCGAGGAATGTGCCAAGCCCCGGGAAGCCGCCATGACCGTAGACCCCTCCGTC AAATTGCGAGTGGGCAATACCAAAGCCAAGGTGAGCTTGTGGGAGACTCAGGAAATCCATGTCGAGTCGAGGTCGCGAAGAGACCAAGTTGTAAGAGGACGGCTCCAAGTCGCCACCAGGAGGAGTCCTCAACCTCACAGGAACAGTCCCACCCAACTACCAGGAGTCCCCAACCTCTCAAGAACAGTCCCACCCAACTACCAGGAGTCCCAACCTCTCAAGAACAGTCCCACCCAACTACCAGGAGTCCCAACCTCACAGGAACAGTCCCACCCAACTACCAGGAGTCCCAACCTCACAGGAGCAGTCCCACCCAACTACCAGGAGTCCCAACCTCACAGGAACAGTCCCACCCAACTACCAGGAGTCCCAACCTCACAGGAACAGTCCTGCCCAACTACCAGGAGTCCCCAACCTCACAGGAACAGTCCTGCCCAACTACCAGGAGTCCCAACCTCACAGGAACAGTCCCACCCAACTACCAGGAGTTGGGACCAGGTTGGGGCCAGGAGTCCCAACCTCACAGGAACAGTCCCACCCAACTACCAGGAGTCCCAACCTCACAGGAACAGTCCTGCCCAACTACCAGGAGTCCCCAACCTCACAGGAACAGTCCTGCCCAACTACCAGGAGTCCCAACCTCACAGGAACAGTCCCACCCAACTACCAGGAGTCCCCAACCTCACAGGAACAGTCCTGCCCAACTACCAGGAGTCCCGAACCTCACAGGAACAGTCCCATAACACTACAAGACGGGATAACAAACCTCACAGGAACACAGTGAATGAATGA